One Sphingomonas sp. FARSPH DNA segment encodes these proteins:
- a CDS encoding MBL fold metallo-hydrolase, whose product MATALKIIGAILVIVVVVIGLGITIVPRFLDRLYYEGPDSDHYDGQRFFNPDGDGDTLRMAPAGGSRAGFLWRQLTGRDGRPAWPASVAVTPDRPPARVEGDAMRVTWVGHASVLIQTAGLNILTDPVWVDRAGPLGFGPKRVAAPGIRFDDLPKIDLVLVSHNHYDHLDQATLKRLWQRDRPQIVTSLGNDSVIGQVGAKATALDWGQAATLDATGLKVTPVAPRCGESMWCRGDRAQVIVTRNHHWGSRWFTDRNRALWSSFVVRLPGNGGNIFFAGDTGFGDGNWPREAAAYGPIRFAMIPIGAFRFVPRQMSSGSHVGPAEAALIHQRLGAAHSLAIHWGTFRLSYEGYDTPPRMLAEAMQCTHGTGFAAAEIGMPFEVPPYTAPAQTPPLTRDAMLRCMDTPAVKALR is encoded by the coding sequence GTGGCCACAGCGCTCAAGATCATCGGTGCCATCCTCGTCATCGTCGTCGTCGTGATCGGCCTCGGCATCACGATCGTGCCGCGTTTCCTCGACCGCCTCTATTACGAGGGGCCGGACAGCGACCATTACGACGGGCAACGCTTCTTCAACCCGGACGGGGACGGCGACACCTTGCGCATGGCGCCCGCAGGCGGCAGCCGCGCGGGCTTCCTGTGGCGCCAGCTGACCGGGCGCGACGGCCGCCCGGCCTGGCCCGCAAGCGTCGCGGTCACGCCCGATCGCCCGCCCGCCCGCGTCGAGGGCGACGCGATGCGCGTCACCTGGGTCGGCCATGCCAGCGTGCTGATCCAGACCGCGGGGCTCAACATCCTGACCGATCCCGTCTGGGTCGACCGCGCCGGCCCGCTCGGCTTCGGGCCGAAGCGCGTCGCCGCGCCCGGCATCCGGTTCGACGATCTGCCGAAGATCGACCTCGTGCTGGTCAGCCACAATCACTACGACCATCTCGACCAGGCGACGCTGAAGCGCCTGTGGCAGCGCGACCGGCCGCAGATCGTCACCAGCCTCGGCAACGACAGCGTCATCGGTCAGGTCGGGGCAAAGGCGACCGCGCTCGACTGGGGGCAGGCCGCGACACTGGACGCGACGGGTCTGAAGGTCACCCCCGTCGCCCCGCGCTGCGGCGAGAGCATGTGGTGCCGCGGCGACCGCGCGCAGGTGATCGTCACGCGCAACCATCACTGGGGCAGCCGCTGGTTCACCGATCGCAACCGCGCGCTCTGGTCCAGCTTCGTCGTCCGCCTGCCGGGCAATGGCGGGAACATCTTCTTCGCCGGCGACACGGGCTTCGGCGACGGCAACTGGCCGCGCGAGGCGGCGGCCTATGGCCCGATCCGCTTCGCGATGATCCCGATCGGCGCGTTCCGCTTCGTGCCCCGCCAGATGTCGTCGGGCAGCCACGTCGGCCCCGCCGAGGCCGCGCTGATCCACCAGCGCCTCGGCGCCGCGCACAGCCTCGCGATCCACTGGGGCACCTTCCGCCTCTCCTACGAAGGCTACGACACCCCGCCCCGGATGCTGGCGGAGGCGATGCAATGCACCCACGGCACCGGCTTCGCCGCGGCAGAGATCGGCATGCCGTTCGAGGTCCCGCCCTACACCGCCCCCGCGCAGACGCCCCCGCTGACCCGAGACGCGATGCTACGCTGCATGGACACGCCGGCCGTTAAGGCGCTGCGCTGA
- a CDS encoding amidase — protein MRRILLAFLLGAAAVPHGAAAKTVKVDEASIDQLQAMMAKGEASSVDLTRAYLARIAAMDRSGPALRSVIAINPDALDQARALDAERKAGRVRGPLHGVPVLIKDNIETADRMATTAGSLALKDNVTRRDAPVVAELRRAGAVILGKTNLSEWANIRSTHAMSGWSAVGGLVKNPYALDRTACGSSSGSGAAVAASFATAAVGTETDGSVVCPSSINGLVGLKPSIGLVSRTHVVPISHSQDTPGPMARSVRDVALLFSAMVAPDPADPATAGAVRKDYAAGLTTAALSGLRVGVIRPKDLPADVAARYEAALGVLRAAGAVLVDVTPPKLEGIGDAEFLVLQTELKADLNSYLATTPPAVTARTLDALIAFNRDHAAQEMPFFGQEIFEMAAKTGGLDDPAYKAARAKSLRLAGAQGIDAMLKTAGVSVLIEPTYAGAWLSDPVYGDQYNGPSASELPAIAGYPHLTVPMGLAKGLPVGLSFIATKGGEASVLGAGYAYEQRAKARVAPTYRAQADVGAGLDGVR, from the coding sequence ATGCGCCGGATTCTGTTGGCCTTTCTGCTGGGTGCGGCCGCCGTGCCGCATGGCGCGGCGGCGAAGACGGTCAAGGTCGACGAAGCGTCGATCGACCAGTTGCAGGCGATGATGGCCAAGGGGGAGGCGTCGAGCGTCGATTTGACCCGCGCCTATCTCGCCCGCATCGCGGCGATGGACCGCAGCGGACCGGCATTGCGCAGCGTCATCGCGATCAACCCCGATGCGCTCGACCAGGCGAGGGCGCTGGACGCAGAGCGCAAGGCGGGGCGGGTGCGCGGGCCGCTGCACGGCGTTCCCGTCCTCATCAAGGACAATATCGAGACCGCGGACCGGATGGCGACGACCGCGGGCAGCCTGGCGCTGAAGGACAATGTCACGCGTCGCGACGCGCCGGTGGTGGCGGAGCTGCGACGCGCGGGCGCGGTGATCCTGGGCAAGACCAACCTTTCCGAATGGGCGAACATCCGCTCGACGCATGCGATGAGCGGGTGGAGCGCGGTCGGCGGGCTGGTGAAAAACCCCTATGCGCTCGATCGCACCGCCTGCGGGTCGTCGTCGGGCTCCGGCGCAGCGGTGGCGGCGAGCTTCGCGACGGCCGCGGTGGGGACGGAGACGGACGGGTCGGTCGTCTGCCCGTCGTCGATCAACGGGCTGGTCGGGCTGAAGCCGTCGATCGGCCTGGTCAGCCGCACGCATGTCGTGCCGATCAGCCATAGCCAGGATACGCCGGGGCCGATGGCGCGCAGCGTGCGCGACGTCGCGTTGCTGTTTTCCGCGATGGTCGCGCCCGATCCCGCCGATCCGGCGACGGCGGGTGCGGTGCGCAAGGATTATGCCGCCGGCCTGACGACGGCGGCGCTGTCGGGCCTGCGCGTCGGCGTGATCCGGCCCAAGGATCTGCCCGCGGACGTGGCGGCGCGATACGAAGCGGCGCTCGGCGTGCTGCGCGCCGCCGGTGCCGTGCTGGTCGACGTGACGCCGCCCAAGCTGGAGGGGATCGGCGATGCCGAATTCCTGGTGCTGCAGACCGAATTGAAGGCCGATCTCAACAGCTATCTGGCGACCACGCCGCCTGCGGTGACGGCGCGCACGCTCGATGCGCTGATCGCGTTCAACCGCGACCATGCGGCGCAGGAGATGCCGTTCTTCGGCCAGGAAATCTTCGAGATGGCGGCGAAGACGGGCGGGCTGGACGATCCGGCGTACAAGGCGGCGCGCGCCAAGTCGCTGCGGCTGGCCGGGGCGCAGGGGATCGATGCGATGCTGAAGACGGCGGGGGTCAGCGTGCTGATCGAGCCGACGTATGCGGGCGCGTGGCTGAGCGATCCGGTCTATGGCGACCAGTATAATGGGCCGTCTGCATCCGAACTGCCGGCGATCGCGGGCTATCCGCATCTGACCGTGCCGATGGGGCTGGCGAAGGGGCTGCCCGTCGGGCTGTCGTTCATCGCGACCAAGGGGGGCGAGGCGAGCGTGCTCGGCGCGGGATACGCGTATGAGCAGCGGGCGAAGGCGCGCGTGGCACCGACGTATCGCGCGCAGGCGGACGTGGGGGCGGGGCTGGACGGGGTGCGGTGA
- a CDS encoding DUF4345 domain-containing protein: MSARLELRLLQVVVAIACLVPLAIGGLGILRGPGFLGHPPVVPRDLDSHFRYVSGIFFAVGVAFVTCIPDIANKGPRFRLLGALIVAGGCARVVSLASVGAPSAGHLFGLAMELGVVPLLMLWQARVARQG; encoded by the coding sequence ATGAGCGCGCGTCTGGAACTGCGCCTCTTGCAGGTGGTGGTCGCGATCGCCTGTCTCGTCCCGCTCGCGATCGGCGGCCTCGGCATCCTGCGCGGCCCCGGCTTCCTCGGTCATCCGCCGGTCGTTCCGCGCGATCTCGACAGCCATTTCCGCTACGTCTCGGGCATCTTCTTCGCGGTCGGCGTCGCCTTCGTTACCTGCATCCCCGACATTGCCAACAAGGGCCCGCGCTTCCGCCTGCTCGGCGCGCTGATCGTCGCGGGCGGCTGCGCGCGTGTCGTCTCGCTCGCCAGCGTCGGCGCGCCGTCGGCGGGGCATCTGTTCGGGCTGGCGATGGAGCTCGGCGTCGTCCCGCTGCTGATGTTGTGGCAGGCCCGCGTCGCGCGGCAGGGGTAG
- a CDS encoding DUF2721 domain-containing protein, protein MPTMPAVTTIAQTIQLSLAPVFMLAAIGQILNVLAGRLARVIDRARALETLLGDIDGDEAVRRKWELKLLDERMSIINGALFLAVSSAVMACIVIAMLFVANLAKLHIGTWIALAFIVAVSLLILCLTAFMWEVRVSLRAIHVRKEILA, encoded by the coding sequence ATGCCGACCATGCCCGCCGTCACCACCATCGCGCAGACTATTCAGCTATCGCTGGCGCCCGTGTTCATGCTGGCGGCGATCGGCCAGATCCTCAACGTCCTCGCCGGCCGGCTCGCGCGCGTCATCGACCGGGCGCGGGCGCTGGAGACGCTGCTGGGCGACATCGACGGCGACGAGGCGGTGCGCCGCAAGTGGGAACTGAAGCTGCTGGACGAGCGGATGTCGATCATCAACGGCGCGTTGTTCCTGGCGGTGTCGAGCGCGGTCATGGCATGTATCGTCATCGCGATGCTGTTCGTCGCCAATCTCGCCAAGCTGCATATCGGCACGTGGATCGCGCTGGCGTTCATCGTCGCGGTGTCGCTGCTGATCCTGTGCCTCACCGCCTTCATGTGGGAAGTGCGCGTGTCGCTGCGCGCGATCCACGTCCGCAAGGAGATCCTGGCATGA
- a CDS encoding GNAT family N-acetyltransferase: MTKPMLLADFQRLPPSLRATVADGLATAIDAVAAAGPASHAFLRYGWYAAALAAYGGAARTLVVEEDQRAVLALPFVGFGPGPLRLAAVPGSYWPFRSFPVAYGIGEGVWDAALDALAGAVNGLRIGPVYDDDASAMPLIAAARRAGWCAMPRFVADSWLLDMAALQADGGWPRNSTLRKNRFHEKHLAAHGEPGWHFLTGADWPAAFDRLAAVEEASWIASRTDGSDAKFTATGHGAFWRAAAADPVVAAMLRAALLTIDGRPAAFSFDIDAGDLKYAIANSYDPAYAKHSPGKLLYYRNLVEALGRGVARVDWGAGDSGYKQVIGADKGPAIRDWLLLRPGLPALAGRMLRGMWARSGQRH; this comes from the coding sequence GTGACCAAGCCGATGCTCCTCGCCGATTTCCAGCGGCTGCCGCCATCGCTGCGCGCGACCGTCGCGGACGGGCTGGCGACCGCGATCGATGCGGTCGCGGCGGCGGGGCCGGCGAGCCACGCCTTCCTGCGTTATGGCTGGTATGCCGCGGCGCTCGCGGCATACGGCGGCGCGGCGCGGACGTTGGTGGTGGAAGAGGACCAGCGTGCGGTGCTCGCGCTGCCGTTCGTCGGCTTCGGGCCGGGGCCGCTCCGGCTGGCGGCGGTGCCGGGCAGTTACTGGCCGTTCCGCAGCTTTCCGGTCGCATACGGCATCGGCGAGGGCGTGTGGGACGCGGCGCTGGACGCGCTGGCGGGCGCGGTCAACGGCCTGCGCATCGGCCCGGTCTATGACGACGACGCCAGCGCGATGCCGCTGATCGCGGCGGCGCGGCGGGCGGGCTGGTGTGCGATGCCGCGCTTCGTCGCGGACAGCTGGCTGCTCGACATGGCGGCGTTGCAGGCGGACGGCGGCTGGCCGCGCAATTCGACGTTGCGGAAGAACCGCTTCCACGAAAAGCATCTGGCGGCGCATGGCGAACCGGGTTGGCATTTCCTGACCGGTGCGGACTGGCCCGCGGCGTTCGACCGGCTGGCGGCGGTGGAGGAGGCGAGCTGGATCGCGTCGCGCACCGACGGCAGCGACGCGAAATTCACCGCGACCGGCCACGGCGCCTTCTGGCGCGCGGCGGCGGCCGATCCGGTGGTGGCGGCGATGCTGCGTGCGGCGTTGCTGACGATCGACGGGCGGCCGGCGGCGTTTTCGTTCGATATCGATGCCGGCGACCTAAAATATGCGATCGCCAACAGCTACGACCCCGCTTATGCCAAGCATTCGCCGGGCAAGCTGCTCTATTACCGCAACCTCGTCGAGGCGCTGGGCCGCGGCGTCGCGCGCGTCGATTGGGGCGCGGGCGACAGCGGGTACAAACAGGTGATCGGCGCCGACAAGGGGCCGGCGATCCGCGACTGGCTGCTGCTGCGGCCCGGTCTGCCGGCGCTGGCGGGACGGATGCTGCGGGGGATGTGGGCGCGGTCGGGTCAGCGACACTGA
- a CDS encoding 3'-5' exonuclease: protein MRIFIDFEASSLGKTSYPIEVAWVFEDGREESHLIRPPERWDDWDPAAEAVHHIARETLERDGTAHDVVARRMVDALAGHDLFASAPSWDGKWLSALLRAAKLPRHSLRLRDTDEAFRDGAADVLAATVPRERVGALVEEAVRIATADDGGPPAHRALADARGELATYRRVRAVARELAAR from the coding sequence ATGCGCATATTCATCGATTTCGAGGCGTCCTCGCTCGGCAAGACCAGCTATCCGATCGAGGTGGCTTGGGTGTTCGAGGACGGGCGCGAGGAAAGCCACCTGATCCGCCCGCCCGAACGCTGGGACGACTGGGACCCGGCGGCCGAAGCGGTGCATCATATCGCGCGCGAAACGCTGGAGCGGGACGGCACGGCTCATGACGTCGTTGCGCGCCGGATGGTCGACGCGCTTGCCGGGCACGACCTGTTCGCGAGTGCGCCGTCGTGGGACGGCAAGTGGCTGAGCGCGCTGTTGCGTGCGGCGAAGCTGCCGCGCCACAGCCTGCGCCTGCGCGACACGGACGAGGCGTTCCGCGACGGCGCGGCGGACGTGCTGGCGGCGACGGTGCCGCGCGAACGCGTCGGCGCGCTGGTCGAGGAAGCGGTACGGATCGCGACCGCGGACGATGGCGGCCCCCCCGCGCACCGCGCGCTGGCCGATGCGCGTGGAGAACTCGCGACCTACCGCCGCGTCCGCGCGGTGGCGCGCGAGCTGGCGGCGCGATAG
- a CDS encoding DUF4169 family protein, which translates to MGEIINLRQARKAKARADAARTAEANRAKFGRTKAEKVNDAADRARIERTLDGAKRDDRGARPRARLSAFGQGRRRKTALSSATYLRSWTRSIMLTAIDASEQLNLVMTHVRHGIVMYDGDEVICLINRHVGAIFGFAIGEVGPGSSVAEYLACVGKAVGWSADRIARVHANHRDWSRKGVPVAVDHHFDDGKVFEVRFDPRRGGGAILTFIDVTHERDLRRKDERREMLARQASALLAGVARISSNTRIVAFNASIEAARLGELGRGFAVVADEVRDLARQTSGVVNEIARLNEDSLSLT; encoded by the coding sequence ATGGGTGAGATCATCAACCTGCGTCAGGCGCGCAAAGCGAAGGCGCGCGCGGACGCCGCGCGCACGGCGGAGGCCAATCGCGCGAAATTCGGGCGGACGAAGGCGGAAAAGGTCAACGACGCAGCCGACCGCGCGCGCATCGAGCGCACGCTGGATGGCGCGAAGCGGGACGATCGAGGCGCCCGCCCCCGCGCCCGATTGTCGGCATTTGGCCAAGGCAGGCGGCGTAAGACCGCGTTAAGCAGTGCGACCTACCTCCGATCGTGGACAAGGAGCATTATGCTGACCGCGATCGATGCTTCCGAGCAACTCAACCTCGTCATGACGCATGTGCGGCATGGCATCGTCATGTACGACGGCGACGAGGTCATCTGCCTCATCAACCGGCACGTCGGCGCGATCTTCGGCTTTGCGATCGGCGAGGTCGGGCCGGGATCGTCCGTCGCGGAATATCTGGCCTGCGTCGGCAAGGCGGTCGGCTGGTCCGCCGATCGGATCGCGCGGGTCCACGCCAATCACCGCGACTGGAGCCGAAAGGGCGTGCCCGTCGCGGTCGATCATCATTTCGACGACGGCAAGGTGTTCGAGGTGCGGTTCGATCCCCGCCGCGGCGGCGGCGCGATCCTGACCTTTATCGACGTGACGCACGAGCGCGACCTGCGCCGCAAGGACGAACGGCGCGAAATGCTGGCCCGGCAGGCGAGCGCGCTGCTCGCGGGCGTCGCGCGGATTTCGTCGAACACGCGCATCGTCGCCTTCAACGCCAGCATCGAGGCCGCGCGGCTCGGCGAACTGGGCCGCGGCTTCGCGGTGGTCGCCGACGAGGTGCGCGATCTGGCGCGCCAGACGTCGGGCGTGGTCAACGAGATCGCGCGGCTGAACGAGGATTCGCTCAGCCTGACATGA
- the trmB gene encoding tRNA (guanine(46)-N(7))-methyltransferase TrmB: MNDPVSIRRLYGRRQGHKLRQGQAALVEELLPTVSVPEDGALDAMRLFGDDRPLEVEIGFGAGEHLAGQAAMRPGTGFIGCEPFLNGVVGALGHIRDGALANVRLHMGDAIEVLERLPDASLSRLYLLHPDPWPKARHAKRRMVNHGPLDVIAAKLKPGAEFRLGTDDPTYCRWSMMVMNQRRDFTWTAEGPQDFLTRPADWPETRYERKARRQGHEVWYFRYIRQ; this comes from the coding sequence ATGAACGATCCCGTTTCCATCCGTCGCCTCTACGGCCGCCGCCAGGGCCACAAATTGCGTCAGGGCCAGGCCGCGCTGGTCGAGGAATTGCTGCCGACCGTCAGCGTGCCGGAGGACGGCGCGCTCGACGCGATGCGCCTGTTCGGCGACGACCGCCCGCTGGAGGTGGAGATCGGCTTCGGCGCGGGCGAGCATCTCGCCGGCCAGGCGGCGATGCGCCCGGGCACCGGCTTCATCGGCTGCGAGCCGTTCCTCAACGGCGTCGTCGGCGCGCTCGGCCATATCCGCGACGGCGCGCTCGCGAACGTGCGCCTGCACATGGGCGATGCGATCGAGGTACTGGAGCGCCTGCCCGACGCCAGCCTGTCGCGCCTCTACCTGCTCCATCCCGATCCCTGGCCCAAGGCGCGCCATGCCAAACGCCGCATGGTCAACCACGGCCCGCTCGACGTCATCGCCGCCAAGCTGAAGCCGGGCGCCGAATTCCGCCTCGGCACCGACGATCCCACCTATTGCCGCTGGTCGATGATGGTGATGAACCAGCGCCGCGACTTCACCTGGACTGCTGAAGGCCCGCAGGATTTCCTGACCCGCCCCGCCGACTGGCCTGAAACCCGCTACGAACGCAAGGCGCGCCGGCAGGGGCACGAGGTCTGGTATTTCCGGTATATCCGGCAATAG
- a CDS encoding formate/nitrite transporter family protein — MADTHDDDLKAADAKDLHRTVREEGEAELRRPAMSLFWSGLAAGVAISTSLIVEAALYAHLPDTPWRPLLVGLGYPVGFLLVVLGRMQLFTESTITAMLPLVTRPSAWALRRTVRLWTIVLFANLCGTALAALGVATGAIGDDALREAAVAVARKITELSPARTFVNAIPAGFLIAVLAWVLPSARSQSFWLILAFTYVVTIAGFSHSVVGSDQAFLLLFSGQTDVVRTILELIAPAVLGNLVGGAGIFALLAHAQVRGEMPEELA; from the coding sequence ATGGCGGACACGCACGACGACGACCTGAAGGCGGCGGACGCCAAGGACCTGCACCGCACCGTGCGCGAGGAGGGGGAGGCGGAACTGCGCCGCCCTGCGATGTCGCTGTTCTGGTCGGGGCTGGCGGCGGGCGTCGCGATCAGCACGTCGCTGATCGTCGAGGCGGCATTGTATGCGCATCTGCCCGACACGCCCTGGCGTCCGCTGCTCGTCGGGCTGGGCTATCCGGTCGGGTTCCTGCTCGTCGTGCTCGGACGGATGCAGTTGTTCACCGAAAGCACGATCACCGCGATGCTGCCGCTGGTGACGCGGCCGTCGGCCTGGGCGTTGCGCCGGACGGTGCGTTTGTGGACCATCGTGCTGTTCGCCAATCTGTGTGGCACCGCCCTCGCCGCTTTGGGGGTGGCGACCGGGGCGATCGGCGACGATGCGCTGCGCGAGGCGGCGGTGGCAGTTGCGCGGAAGATCACCGAACTGTCGCCGGCGCGGACCTTCGTCAACGCGATTCCCGCGGGGTTCCTGATCGCGGTGCTCGCCTGGGTGTTGCCCAGCGCGCGCAGCCAGAGTTTCTGGCTGATCCTTGCCTTCACCTATGTCGTGACGATCGCGGGGTTCAGCCATTCGGTGGTAGGGTCGGATCAGGCGTTCCTGCTGCTGTTCAGTGGGCAGACGGATGTCGTCCGCACGATACTGGAATTGATCGCGCCGGCGGTGCTGGGCAATCTGGTCGGCGGCGCGGGGATATTCGCGCTGCTCGCCCATGCCCAGGTGCGCGGCGAAATGCCGGAGGAGCTTGCATGA
- a CDS encoding PilZ domain-containing protein, whose amino-acid sequence MDDLTENPRQKRSTVIVRAMVTIPGSDRQIERRVRNLSLTGACIEHTGELTPGMGLKLDMGTLRELDGTVMWVTERLAGLRFEQPVNLDEARKPRTAGVTEIGGVQVGWMSDIRHAYRR is encoded by the coding sequence ATGGACGACCTGACCGAAAACCCGAGGCAGAAGCGCAGCACCGTCATCGTTCGTGCGATGGTGACCATCCCGGGCAGCGACCGGCAGATCGAGCGTCGCGTGCGCAATCTGTCGCTGACCGGTGCGTGCATCGAACATACCGGCGAACTGACGCCAGGCATGGGGCTGAAGCTCGACATGGGCACGCTGCGCGAGCTGGACGGCACGGTGATGTGGGTCACCGAGCGGCTTGCCGGGCTACGCTTCGAACAGCCGGTCAACCTGGACGAGGCGCGCAAGCCGCGCACCGCGGGGGTCACCGAGATCGGCGGGGTACAGGTCGGCTGGATGAGCGACATCCGCCACGCCTATCGCCGCTGA
- the metK gene encoding methionine adenosyltransferase: MRGSYIFTSESVSEGHPDKVADQISDAIVDLFLSKDPEARIACETLTTTNKVVLAGEIRCKGVFENDQWADGALDEIENAVRETVKRIGYEQSGFHWQTFDFSNNLHAQSAHIAMGVDESGNKDEGAGDQGIMFGYATDETPGLMPATLYYSHKILEKMAADRHSGAAPFLEPDAKSQVTLQYENGVPVKATALVVSTQHNADHSNPEGQARLRDYVKGVFAEILPDGWLPEDDKIYVNPTGLFEIGGPDGDAGLTGRKIIVDTYGGAAPHGGGAFSGKDPTKVDRSAAYVARYLAKNVVAAGLAKRCTIQLSYAIGIAEPLSVYVDTHGTGTVAEETLEAVLPQLVRLTPKGIREHLKLNAPIYAKTAAYGHFGREPDGALFTWEKTDLVDRLKQAVAA, translated from the coding sequence ATGCGCGGTTCCTATATCTTCACCTCCGAGTCCGTTTCCGAAGGGCATCCCGACAAGGTCGCCGACCAGATCAGCGACGCGATCGTCGATCTGTTCCTGTCGAAGGACCCCGAGGCGCGCATCGCCTGCGAGACGCTGACCACCACCAACAAGGTCGTGCTGGCCGGCGAGATTCGCTGCAAGGGCGTGTTCGAGAACGATCAATGGGCCGATGGCGCGCTCGACGAGATCGAAAATGCCGTGCGCGAAACGGTCAAGCGCATCGGCTACGAACAGTCGGGCTTCCACTGGCAGACGTTCGACTTCTCGAACAACCTGCACGCCCAGTCCGCACATATCGCGATGGGCGTGGACGAGAGCGGCAACAAGGACGAGGGCGCCGGCGACCAGGGCATCATGTTCGGCTATGCGACCGACGAGACGCCCGGCCTGATGCCCGCGACGCTCTATTATAGCCACAAGATCCTCGAGAAGATGGCCGCGGACCGTCACTCGGGCGCCGCCCCCTTCCTCGAGCCCGACGCCAAGAGCCAGGTGACGCTGCAATATGAGAATGGCGTGCCGGTCAAGGCGACCGCGCTCGTCGTTTCGACGCAGCACAATGCCGATCATTCGAACCCCGAAGGCCAGGCGCGCCTGCGCGACTACGTCAAGGGCGTGTTCGCTGAGATCCTGCCCGACGGCTGGCTGCCCGAGGACGACAAGATCTACGTCAATCCGACCGGCCTGTTCGAGATCGGCGGCCCCGACGGCGACGCCGGCCTGACGGGGCGCAAGATCATCGTCGACACCTACGGCGGCGCGGCCCCGCACGGTGGCGGCGCGTTCAGCGGCAAGGATCCGACCAAGGTCGACCGTTCGGCCGCCTATGTCGCGCGCTATCTCGCCAAGAACGTCGTCGCGGCGGGCCTCGCCAAGCGCTGCACGATCCAGCTGAGCTATGCGATCGGCATCGCCGAACCGCTGTCGGTCTATGTCGACACGCACGGCACCGGCACGGTCGCGGAAGAGACGCTGGAAGCGGTGCTGCCGCAGCTCGTCCGCCTGACGCCCAAGGGCATCCGCGAGCATCTGAAGCTCAATGCGCCGATCTATGCGAAGACCGCCGCCTACGGTCACTTCGGCCGCGAGCCCGACGGCGCGCTGTTCACCTGGGAAAAGACCGATCTGGTCGACCGGCTGAAGCAGGCGGTCGCGGCGTAA